The Coffea eugenioides isolate CCC68of chromosome 8, Ceug_1.0, whole genome shotgun sequence genome has a segment encoding these proteins:
- the LOC113779485 gene encoding disease resistance protein RPM1-like yields the protein MAETVLSFVLDQLSTFLREEGRLLGGLRQEVQFIRDELGHMRAFLREAEAKEEDALPRLQEWIKQVREAAYDTEDILDEFVARFARHPATGFYGSVRRIFSSIKNLRARHRVASEIQGIKPRIKSISAAHQRYQSEYGISAQASNSLSAVNNTTWRYSRDDALLVEEAKLVGIDQRKNHLISELLEGDDHQLKVVSVVGMGGLGKTTLVKKVHEDPEVRRHFPVRAWVTVSQTCDFQFLLKDLIRQLHEEGKKPVPQSIESLNTTELKKFVKDFLQQGGRYAIVFDDVWDVEFWNTIKFALPESSHGGNRVMLTTRKADVASASCTESLGFVHRMEPLSFEDSWTLFCNKIFKGNSCPGHLMDVAKVILGKCEGLPLAILAISGLLALKDVNRIDEWEMVRCSLGGELEGTGKLDRVKKILSLSYNDLPWHLKTCLLYTSIYPEDYEIECSRLINLWIAERFVEWREGMSIADVALDYLSELINRSLIQVTRVFYEGIPNTCRMHDLLREVILLKSREQNLVTVTTGQPMMWPSEKVRRLVVHGSSNNNTQHHQQRRSYCFDHLRSFITVGSTNPLPYKTLLSEVLGSSKLLKVLDLRGQETQEEIPNEIFNLFRLKYLNLCGTGVERVPKAIGKLQHLEYLNLADTRVRELPMEILKLQKLRYLRVYQQVDSSDDDYGYHGFKAPSNMGGLLALEILGYIDASSGSIIIKEIGKLTQLRELHITKLRREDGKELCSSLANLTNLRQLSVDSIGKDDDHEIIDLNHHHPSLSSSSSFLQSLRLLILGGHLEKMPKWVAHLHGLVRIDLDWSGLKGRRVVFQGWRVPNAEVDALKENGRVEMDESGGGCIASSPDTNSATTSITGGVACGYSALETSSTTVSV from the exons ATGGCAGAAACGGTTCTCTCTTTTGTGCTGGATCAACTCTCAACTTTTCTGCGCGAGGAGGGACGACTATTGGGAGGGCTTCGGCAAGAGGTCCAATTCATCAGGGATGAGTTGGGGCACATGAGAGCTTTCCTGAGAGAGGcagaagcaaaagaagaagatgCTCTACCCAGGCTCCAAGAATGGATCAAGCAAGTGCGAGAAGCTGCTTATGACACTGAAGACATTCTTGATGAATTTGTAGCTCGCTTTGCTCGGCATCCCGCAACAGGATTCTACGGCTCTGTTCGGAGAATTTTCAGCTCCATCAAGAATTTGAGAGCTCGTCATCGAGTTGCTAGCGAAATACAAGGCATCAAGCCCAGAATAAAAAGTATTTCCGCAGCTCATCAAAGATACCAATCTGAATATGGTATCTCTGCCCAAGCGTCCAACTCACTTTCTGCTGTGAACAACACAACATGGCGCTATAGCAGAGATGATGCGCTGCTTGTGGAAGAAGCTAAATTAGTTGGCATTGACCAGCGCAAGAACCATCTAATTTCTGAGCTCCTCGAAGGGGATGATCACCAACTGAAAGTTGTTTCAGTGGTCGGTATGGGAGGACTTGGCAAAACTACCCTGGTGAAAAAAGTCCATGAGGATCCTGAAGTCAGAAGGCATTTCCCAGTTCGTGCTTGGGTGACTGTCTCTCAAACATGTGACTTTCAGTTCCTCCTGAAAGACTTGATTCGGCAGTTACACGAGGAAGGGAAGAAACCAGTCCCACAATCGATCGAGTCTTTGAATACCACCGAGCTGAAAAAatttgtcaaagattttcttcaacaaGGTGGAAGGTATGCAATTGTTTTTGATGATGTATGGGACGTGGAATTTTGGAATACCATCAAATTTGCTCTGCCCGAGAGTAGCCACGGCGGCAACCGTGTCATGCTAACAACTCGAAAAGCTGATGTAGCCTCCGCCTCTTGTACAGAATCTCTAGGTTTTGTCCACAGAATGGAGCCACTGTCCTTTGAAGATTCGTGGACCCTGTTTTGTAACAAGATCTTTAAGGGAAATAGTTGCCCTGGCCATTTGATGGATGTTGCCAAAGTTATATTGGGTAAATGTGAGGGCTTGCCCCTTGCGATTCTTGCAATCAGTGGGCTTTTGGCTTTGAAAGATGTAAACAGAATAGATGAATGGGAGATGGTTCGATGCAGTCTTGGGGGTGAATTAGAAGGCACGGGTAAGCTGGACAGAGTTAAAAAGATACTCTCTCTTAGTTATAATGATTTGCCTTGGCATCTAAAGACATGTCTGTTGTACACGAGTATCTACCCAGAGGATTACGAAATAGAATGCAGTAGACTCATTAATTTGTGGATTGCTGAAAGGTTTGTAGAATGGAGGGAAGGAATGAGTATTGCAGATGTAGCCTTGGATTATCTCAGTGAACTCATCAATAGAAGCCTAATTCAAGTGACTCGAGTGTTTTATGAAGGGATACCCAACACTTGTCGAATGCATGACCTATTGAGAGAAGTTATTCTTCTCAAGTCAAGGGAACAAAATTTGGTCACAGTCACTACTGGACAACCAATGATGTGGCCGTCCGAGAAGGTACGCCGTCTAGTAGTCCATGGTAGTAGCAATAACAACACCCAGCACCACCAACAAAGACGAAGTTATTGCTTTGACCACCTTCGGTCGTTCATTACAGTTGGATCCACGAACCCGCTACCATACAAAACATTGTTATCTGAAGTTTTAGGGAGCAGTAAGCTGTTAAAGGTTTTGGATTTGAGAGGTCAAGAGACACAAGAGGAAATACCAAATGAGATTTTCAACTTGTTTCGTCTCAAGTATCTGAATCTATGCGGTACAGGAGTGGAGAGAGTTCCGAAAGCCATTGGAAAGCTTCAACATTTGGAGTATCTGAATTTGGCTGACACAAGAGTTAGGGAATTGCCTATGGAAATCCTAAAGCTGCAAAAACTTCGGTATCTCAGAGTATATCAACAAGTTGATTCTTCCGATGATGATTATGGATATCATGGGTTTAAAGCTCCCTCGAATATGGGTGGGCTTCTGGCCCTTGAAATATTAGGTTACATAGATGCTAGTAGTGGATCTATAATCATTAAGGAGATAGGAAAGCTAACCCAATTAAGAGAATTACATATTACAAAGTTAAGAAGAGAAGATGGAAAGGAGCTCTGCTCCTCCCTTGCCAATCTCACCAATCTTCGGCAATTAAGTGTTGATTCAATTGGTAAAGATGATGATCATGAGATAATCGATCTAAATCATCATcatccttctctttcttcttcttcttcgtttCTTCAATCTCTTCGTCTGCTGATTTTGGGTGGCCACTTAGAAAAGATGCCAAAATGGGTAGCACATCTTCACGGCTTGGTAAGAATAGATTTGGATTGGAGCGGGTTAAAGG GGAGAAGGGTTGTGTTTCAAGGCTGGAGGGTTCCTAATGCTGAAGTGGATGCACTTAAAGAGAATGGAAGGGTTgagatggatgagagtggaggagGGTGCATTGCCTCGTCTCCAGACACTAATTCTGCGACAACTTCCATTACTGGAGGAGTTGCCTGTGGGTATTCAGCACTTGAGACATCTTCAACGACTGTCTCTGTATGA